One Alicyclobacillus acidoterrestris DNA window includes the following coding sequences:
- the dapD gene encoding 2,3,4,5-tetrahydropyridine-2,6-dicarboxylate N-acetyltransferase produces MNSAEEIIRYISESKKRTPVKVYIKGRLDDVTFPEGIQSFVNGGAGVIFGEWSDVEAFLSQHKDVIEDHVVETDRRNSAIPLLDTKGIQARIEPGAIIRDKVTIGDNAVIMMGAVINIGAEIGSGTMIDMGAILGGRATVGKNCHIGAGAVLAGVIEPPSAKPVVVEDDVLIGANAVVLEGVRIGKGSVVAAGAVVIEDVAPGTVVAGVPARVIKQIHETDKSKIEIKQELRRL; encoded by the coding sequence GTGAATTCAGCTGAAGAAATTATCCGTTATATCTCAGAAAGCAAAAAGCGTACGCCTGTTAAGGTGTACATCAAAGGCCGCCTTGATGACGTCACGTTTCCCGAGGGCATTCAATCGTTCGTCAACGGTGGTGCCGGCGTCATTTTTGGTGAATGGTCCGACGTCGAAGCGTTTCTCAGCCAGCACAAAGATGTGATTGAAGATCATGTGGTCGAGACGGATCGCCGGAATTCCGCCATTCCACTGCTCGACACCAAGGGCATCCAAGCCCGCATTGAGCCTGGCGCTATCATCCGCGACAAGGTGACCATTGGCGACAACGCGGTCATCATGATGGGCGCAGTCATCAACATCGGTGCAGAAATTGGATCCGGCACGATGATTGACATGGGCGCAATTCTCGGCGGCCGCGCCACGGTCGGGAAGAATTGTCACATCGGCGCTGGTGCCGTCCTGGCTGGCGTCATTGAGCCTCCTTCAGCGAAGCCTGTGGTCGTAGAAGACGATGTGTTGATTGGCGCGAACGCAGTCGTTCTGGAAGGCGTGCGAATTGGCAAAGGCTCAGTCGTAGCGGCAGGAGCAGTGGTGATTGAAGATGTCGCGCCGGGCACGGTTGTCGCCGGGGTTCCAGCGCGCGTCATCAAGCAAATCCACGAGACGGACAAGTCCAAAATCGAAATCAAGCAGGAACTGAGACGTCTATGA
- a CDS encoding aminoglycoside phosphotransferase/kinase family protein, which translates to MPEHPEHPEHQNARHSAYEDFVELPPQHPGQANVVCIGWWRGHRVAIRTARQQDGSLNEFYIGARQLFGLHMQVPYHYLNIYAVLRVHSRLEIPKLYSLFPHRPTAYQPTHAFVDGRAATTFDELSVAGAKAYGRHLAAIHSVQVSSAGMVGTPITPTQFHQRLAETIETFASNQAFEMDDKTRQTALDTAQALRGQPPLATEFAPIMLDQDPTQYFLRNGQFTHLIDLDFYVYGPPEQELVALEAQWPERLAGAFVDGYRAIRDFPTLKRVRHTYRVLNRLLCLQGRLPYTTWHDRPVLFP; encoded by the coding sequence ATGCCAGAGCACCCAGAGCACCCAGAGCACCAGAACGCGCGCCACAGCGCCTACGAAGATTTTGTCGAACTGCCGCCACAGCATCCGGGGCAAGCCAATGTTGTTTGTATCGGATGGTGGAGAGGGCATCGTGTGGCCATACGCACGGCCAGACAACAGGATGGGAGTCTAAACGAGTTCTACATAGGCGCTCGGCAGCTTTTCGGACTGCATATGCAAGTACCCTATCATTACCTGAACATATATGCTGTGCTTCGCGTACACAGCCGGCTCGAAATTCCCAAACTCTATTCGCTCTTCCCGCATCGTCCGACTGCCTATCAGCCGACGCATGCGTTTGTCGACGGACGCGCCGCCACGACCTTCGACGAATTGAGCGTCGCCGGCGCCAAGGCCTACGGGCGACACCTTGCCGCCATTCACTCCGTACAGGTATCCAGTGCTGGGATGGTAGGGACCCCCATTACACCGACGCAATTTCATCAGCGCCTGGCGGAAACCATCGAGACCTTTGCCAGCAACCAAGCGTTCGAAATGGACGATAAAACGCGGCAGACCGCGCTCGATACCGCCCAAGCGCTGCGCGGACAACCGCCTTTGGCGACAGAATTCGCGCCGATCATGCTCGACCAAGACCCGACACAGTACTTCCTTCGGAACGGTCAATTCACGCACCTGATAGACCTCGACTTTTACGTCTACGGACCTCCGGAACAGGAGCTTGTCGCACTGGAAGCGCAGTGGCCTGAGCGGTTAGCCGGCGCCTTTGTGGACGGGTATCGCGCCATTCGCGACTTTCCTACCTTGAAACGGGTGCGCCATACCTACCGGGTGCTCAATCGACTCCTGTGCCTTCAAGGCCGCCTTCCCTATACCACATGGCACGACCGCCCAGTTTTGTTCCCATGA
- a CDS encoding aminotransferase class I/II-fold pyridoxal phosphate-dependent enzyme, which produces MYKLNPITRELQISGIRKFTDLVASYPDAISLTIGQPHWPTPEHVRRAAAAAIEDGRTTYTPNRGLPALRQAVAMYYSDKFQLEYHPETEILVTAGATHALDISLRTLLQPGDEVLIPGPAYPGYEPVVRLAGANPVLIDTRSDGFKVTPASFKAHVNERTKAIVLASPANPTGVAYTREELSELADALRPTNLYVILDEIYSELHFAEQHVSLATLPDMRHRSIVIHGLSKSHSMTGWRIGFTFAPAEITAEMVKLLQYSITCASSISQYAALAAMEDGRHDAKPMREQYRQNRDLVVESLRQMGLHIVEPQGAFYAFPDITSSGKSSQQFATDLLQEANVAVIPGDAFSALGEGYVRLSYACEPDKLREALERMGRFVARCRG; this is translated from the coding sequence ATGTACAAACTGAACCCAATCACGCGCGAACTACAAATCTCCGGCATTCGTAAATTTACGGACTTGGTTGCAAGCTATCCGGATGCCATCTCGCTGACCATAGGCCAACCGCACTGGCCGACCCCAGAGCACGTGAGGCGGGCCGCGGCGGCTGCTATCGAGGACGGCCGTACGACTTACACGCCGAACCGCGGCTTGCCCGCGCTCCGGCAAGCTGTGGCTATGTACTACAGTGACAAGTTTCAGCTCGAATACCACCCTGAGACGGAAATACTCGTGACGGCGGGTGCTACGCACGCGTTGGATATCAGCTTGCGCACGCTGTTGCAGCCGGGCGATGAAGTGTTGATTCCCGGCCCCGCGTACCCTGGTTATGAACCGGTCGTGCGTCTGGCGGGCGCGAATCCTGTGTTGATTGACACGCGAAGCGACGGATTTAAAGTGACGCCTGCATCGTTCAAGGCGCACGTAAATGAACGCACGAAGGCGATTGTGCTGGCGTCGCCGGCCAACCCGACGGGCGTGGCGTACACGCGCGAGGAATTGTCGGAGTTGGCCGACGCCCTTCGGCCGACGAATTTGTATGTCATTCTGGATGAAATTTATAGCGAGTTGCATTTTGCAGAGCAGCACGTGAGTTTGGCGACGCTCCCTGACATGCGGCATCGCTCTATCGTGATCCATGGGTTATCGAAGTCGCACAGTATGACTGGATGGCGCATCGGTTTTACGTTTGCCCCTGCGGAAATCACTGCAGAAATGGTCAAACTGCTGCAATACAGTATTACTTGCGCGTCCTCCATTAGTCAGTATGCGGCCCTTGCCGCCATGGAGGATGGACGCCACGACGCCAAGCCGATGCGCGAACAGTACCGGCAGAACCGCGATTTGGTTGTAGAGAGCCTGCGTCAGATGGGGCTTCATATTGTGGAGCCACAAGGTGCGTTCTATGCGTTTCCGGACATCACATCGAGCGGGAAGTCGTCGCAACAATTCGCCACAGATTTGTTGCAGGAAGCGAACGTGGCAGTGATACCAGGCGACGCCTTTAGTGCGTTGGGGGAAGGATACGTGCGGTTGTCGTACGCCTGTGAGCCTGACAAGCTGCGCGAAGCGCTTGAACGGATGGGGCGTTTTGTAGCGCGCTGTAGAGGTTAA
- a CDS encoding ABC transporter permease, which translates to MSFATLSFTLVFVAISVGLSIWLRLGVQRDVVIAAVRATIQLVIVGYILKFVFQAHNVLFILAMIALIVCVATWNARSRAKHISGIGWRIGLSLLATEVVTQALLLGLHIIPFQPRYVISLSGMIVGNAMVASGVLLNRLQGEVANKQSEIQTVLALGGSPRQAIYPHLKQAIRAGLIPTIDSTKTTGLVQLPGTMSGLIIAGASPVQAVRYQMMILFCILAGSAISSILLGFLAYPRLFNHYEQLVYEEGMQSGRR; encoded by the coding sequence GTGAGTTTTGCGACTTTGTCGTTCACCCTTGTCTTTGTAGCCATCAGCGTTGGCCTCTCGATATGGCTTCGCTTAGGTGTGCAGCGGGACGTTGTCATCGCCGCGGTTCGCGCTACGATTCAACTGGTGATTGTCGGCTATATTCTCAAATTTGTCTTTCAGGCGCATAACGTCTTATTTATCCTGGCGATGATTGCGCTGATTGTTTGCGTAGCCACCTGGAATGCGCGTTCGCGTGCGAAGCACATTTCGGGCATCGGGTGGCGAATTGGCCTCAGTTTGCTGGCGACAGAGGTGGTCACGCAGGCGTTACTACTCGGGTTGCACATCATCCCTTTTCAGCCCCGATACGTCATTTCGCTCAGTGGAATGATTGTGGGGAACGCGATGGTCGCGTCCGGTGTACTGCTCAACCGCCTGCAGGGTGAAGTGGCGAACAAGCAGAGCGAGATCCAAACGGTGTTGGCGTTAGGGGGTAGCCCGCGCCAAGCGATTTATCCCCATTTGAAACAAGCCATACGCGCGGGGCTCATCCCGACTATCGACTCGACGAAGACGACGGGATTGGTTCAATTGCCAGGCACGATGAGTGGTCTCATCATTGCGGGTGCGAGCCCTGTGCAGGCCGTGCGCTATCAGATGATGATTCTGTTCTGCATCTTGGCTGGGTCAGCCATTTCAAGCATTCTGCTCGGCTTTCTGGCATATCCTCGCTTGTTTAATCACTACGAGCAGTTGGTTTATGAAGAGGGTATGCAAAGCGGGCGGCGCTAA
- a CDS encoding ammonium transporter, translating to MENALNTVWVVLTAALVLFMEGGFSLLEAGLVRTKNAVNVTMKIFVDLTFGALAFYLVGAHLLFGGDKWHIVGFGRILGPGHLSPEAFILFQIGFAIAVVSIISGAVAERFRFSAYIVTVCLTCGLAYPISAHWIWGQGGWLAKLGMEDFAGSAAIHAMGGLMALMLAYLVGPRKHRFNRDGSVNVFAPSNVPLASCGAFILWFGWFGFNAGSTLSATNGELAPIALNTFLAAAAGGMSAILFSMYKFRVADPSMTINGSLCGLVAVTAGCAYIGPYAAMILGFFAGILVILATGWIDALHIDDPVGAVAVHGFGGVFGTLGVGLFDRSSGLITTGHIHLFAVQLLGVLVVVAWALVCATSIGWVLKKTVGIRVGSAEEDEGLDIVAHGIPAYNELERFSDGSPLSLSDDPGVELGKQETSTEF from the coding sequence ATGGAGAACGCCCTGAACACCGTTTGGGTGGTCCTTACAGCGGCACTTGTGCTGTTTATGGAGGGCGGCTTTAGTCTGCTAGAAGCGGGACTAGTCAGGACGAAAAATGCGGTCAACGTGACGATGAAAATTTTTGTAGATCTGACGTTTGGCGCACTTGCCTTTTATCTCGTCGGGGCGCATCTGCTGTTTGGTGGCGACAAATGGCATATTGTCGGATTTGGTCGAATACTTGGTCCAGGCCACCTGTCACCGGAGGCCTTCATATTATTTCAGATTGGGTTTGCGATTGCCGTGGTTTCGATTATCTCCGGTGCCGTTGCCGAGCGTTTCCGGTTTTCCGCGTACATCGTAACGGTTTGTCTCACCTGCGGCCTGGCGTATCCTATCTCAGCCCACTGGATATGGGGTCAGGGTGGTTGGCTTGCAAAGCTTGGGATGGAGGATTTTGCGGGGTCTGCAGCCATTCACGCTATGGGTGGATTGATGGCGCTGATGTTGGCTTACCTAGTCGGGCCAAGAAAGCATCGTTTTAATCGAGACGGCAGCGTGAACGTCTTTGCTCCGAGCAATGTACCACTTGCGTCATGCGGCGCATTTATATTGTGGTTTGGCTGGTTTGGATTCAATGCGGGCAGTACGCTGAGCGCAACAAATGGGGAACTCGCCCCGATTGCGCTCAATACGTTCTTGGCCGCTGCAGCAGGTGGAATGTCGGCCATTCTCTTCAGTATGTACAAGTTCCGGGTGGCTGATCCCAGTATGACGATTAACGGATCGCTCTGTGGATTGGTCGCCGTGACGGCAGGCTGTGCGTATATAGGGCCTTACGCCGCAATGATTCTTGGGTTTTTCGCGGGTATTTTAGTCATTCTCGCGACAGGCTGGATAGATGCCTTGCATATTGACGATCCGGTCGGTGCCGTTGCGGTACATGGCTTTGGCGGGGTTTTTGGAACTCTGGGCGTGGGGTTGTTTGACCGGTCATCTGGGTTGATTACGACAGGGCATATCCACCTGTTTGCCGTGCAGCTGCTGGGCGTGTTGGTCGTCGTGGCCTGGGCACTTGTCTGTGCGACATCCATTGGCTGGGTGCTCAAAAAGACGGTTGGAATTCGTGTCGGGTCTGCGGAAGAAGATGAGGGTCTGGATATTGTGGCGCACGGTATCCCTGCCTACAATGAGTTGGAACGCTTTAGTGACGGATCGCCTTTATCGTTGAGCGACGACCCCGGGGTGGAACTTGGGAAACAAGAGACGTCAACCGAATTCTAG
- a CDS encoding ParM/StbA family protein: protein MGKDPTLLNTNITVAVDNGNSFVKAAYDNINQTFMFPNVTVQSDQKRKVILNQGDPIDNLDLEIVSPSIPEGFGRHFQIGVLASRHPRAQAIIGHKAAQMKSQRPETMITTLGALAYAIATKHKAEIANGVRRIRAQVKLGIGLPIAEVSEAQAFSDKLTRGVHMVAFRSTPQYEGVEVEIQISLPDGINVDNVSGIIDLASEPKSTLLEKSFGVADLGGIDLDIAFFKPGLQLDDYTSTGFRINLNDIITRIRKDFNAQMGQDLIKSDVNVIERLVNKDFEVKWQGLVKGNIGDIANLYLTELARDVLDRVLDAWAEAPEAEEFLFIGGGATILASYIKDVERQGRPLRFDVQEHSQLRNLRGTFRSLESAMETGVQLGAEVAAGDETV, encoded by the coding sequence ATGGGTAAAGACCCAACGCTTTTGAATACGAACATTACCGTGGCAGTGGATAATGGAAATAGTTTTGTCAAGGCGGCCTACGACAACATCAATCAGACGTTTATGTTTCCCAATGTGACGGTCCAATCAGATCAGAAGCGGAAAGTGATTCTCAATCAGGGGGATCCGATTGACAACCTCGATTTGGAAATTGTGTCACCTTCTATCCCTGAAGGGTTTGGACGGCATTTTCAAATTGGTGTTCTGGCTTCGCGCCATCCGCGCGCGCAGGCAATTATCGGCCACAAGGCGGCGCAGATGAAGTCGCAGCGCCCAGAGACGATGATTACGACGCTCGGCGCGCTCGCATATGCCATCGCAACGAAGCACAAGGCGGAAATTGCGAACGGTGTGCGTCGCATCCGCGCGCAGGTGAAACTGGGAATTGGTTTGCCGATTGCCGAGGTCAGTGAGGCACAAGCCTTTTCGGACAAGCTCACGCGCGGTGTACATATGGTCGCGTTTCGGTCGACGCCGCAGTATGAGGGCGTCGAAGTGGAAATTCAGATTTCGCTGCCGGATGGCATCAACGTCGATAACGTGTCTGGCATTATCGATCTCGCCAGCGAACCCAAGAGCACGCTGCTCGAGAAGTCGTTTGGGGTGGCTGATCTCGGCGGGATCGACTTGGATATCGCGTTTTTCAAGCCGGGTCTGCAACTCGACGATTACACGTCGACCGGATTTCGCATTAATTTGAATGATATTATCACCCGCATTCGCAAGGACTTTAACGCGCAGATGGGGCAAGACCTGATTAAGAGCGATGTCAACGTGATTGAGCGCCTCGTCAACAAGGATTTTGAGGTCAAGTGGCAGGGCCTTGTGAAGGGCAACATTGGGGATATTGCGAATTTGTACCTGACTGAGCTGGCGCGGGACGTTTTAGACAGGGTTCTCGACGCATGGGCTGAGGCGCCGGAAGCAGAGGAGTTCCTGTTTATTGGCGGCGGTGCGACGATTTTGGCGAGCTATATCAAGGACGTGGAGCGACAAGGGCGTCCGCTGCGCTTTGACGTGCAGGAGCATAGTCAATTGCGCAATCTGCGGGGCACCTTCCGCTCTCTTGAATCCGCAATGGAAACCGGGGTGCAACTCGGCGCGGAAGTCGCGGCAGGAGATGAGACCGTTTGA
- a CDS encoding N-acetyldiaminopimelate deacetylase, producing the protein MDAVRLASVRQAFHQIPELGFEEHQTQALLLSLISELPQTHLQVTTWRTGVLALVRGSAPTRRIAYRADMDGLPIREETGVPFASTHDGMMHACGHDVHMTIGYGLLSHFATNQPVDDILFVFQPAEEGPGGALPMLASDEFQALRPDAIFALHVQPDLAVGQIGLRPGILFANTSELFIDLIGRGGHAAFPHRANDMVVAGAQFIGAIQSIVSRNIDPLDSAVITIGRLEAGTKQNIIAEQARIEGTIRALSNDTMGLVKQRIESVLDGIARMFDCTYALDYGANYYQVWNEERLTEGFISFIETRSLARVERVPTAMTGEDFGYFLRDIPGFLFWLGAETPYGLHHAKMLPNQACVEVALKVLIPYFTERGYLGAL; encoded by the coding sequence ATGGACGCTGTCCGACTCGCATCCGTGCGGCAGGCGTTTCACCAAATTCCCGAGTTGGGGTTCGAAGAACATCAAACCCAAGCGCTACTGCTGTCGCTTATCTCCGAGCTGCCGCAAACGCACCTTCAGGTGACGACGTGGCGTACCGGCGTCTTGGCGCTGGTGCGCGGCTCCGCGCCGACGCGGCGAATCGCCTACCGGGCAGACATGGATGGGCTGCCCATTCGCGAGGAGACGGGCGTTCCCTTCGCGTCAACCCACGACGGCATGATGCACGCTTGTGGTCACGACGTTCACATGACGATTGGGTATGGCCTGTTGTCCCACTTCGCCACCAACCAACCTGTGGACGACATCCTATTTGTCTTTCAGCCAGCCGAGGAAGGCCCAGGTGGCGCACTGCCGATGCTCGCCAGCGACGAGTTTCAGGCGCTGCGCCCCGATGCGATTTTTGCGTTGCACGTTCAGCCGGATTTGGCCGTCGGCCAGATTGGGCTGCGCCCAGGCATCCTGTTCGCCAACACGTCAGAATTGTTCATTGACTTGATTGGTCGCGGCGGTCACGCAGCCTTCCCTCATCGCGCGAACGACATGGTGGTCGCCGGCGCGCAGTTCATCGGCGCCATTCAGTCCATCGTCTCGCGCAACATCGATCCGCTCGACTCCGCCGTCATCACGATTGGCCGATTGGAAGCGGGGACCAAACAAAATATCATCGCGGAGCAAGCCCGCATTGAGGGGACCATTCGGGCGCTGTCGAACGATACGATGGGACTCGTCAAACAGCGGATCGAATCCGTACTCGACGGCATCGCTCGCATGTTTGACTGCACGTACGCCCTCGACTATGGTGCGAACTACTACCAGGTGTGGAACGAAGAGCGGCTGACAGAAGGATTTATCTCGTTTATTGAAACCCGGTCACTGGCCCGCGTCGAACGCGTGCCGACGGCGATGACAGGCGAGGATTTTGGCTACTTCCTGCGGGACATTCCTGGCTTCTTGTTCTGGCTGGGCGCAGAAACCCCCTATGGCCTGCACCACGCGAAGATGCTGCCGAATCAGGCGTGCGTGGAGGTGGCGCTGAAGGTGCTCATTCCCTACTTCACGGAGCGCGGCTACCTCGGCGCATTGTAA
- a CDS encoding ABC transporter ATP-binding protein has protein sequence MDMHAIEFVDVSLRVGEDTLLRKVDGRVPKGRIVALIGPSGSGKSTLLSMCNLMRTPTSGEVYVEGREVRTWPVRELRQKVAMVFQSPTMFPGTVADNLSFGLRLHGLSLSNPAELLEDVGLDPSLLDKRAEDLSGGQKQRVALGRTLAMQPEILLLDEVTSALDVHAKLEVERTILSLHESRGTSMLWVTHDLAQARRIADIIFFMDAGELVEVRDAAAFFNEPQSAPARRFLETMREGDEVQ, from the coding sequence ATGGACATGCACGCAATCGAATTTGTGGATGTTTCGCTGCGCGTGGGAGAAGATACACTGCTTCGAAAGGTCGACGGCAGGGTGCCGAAGGGGCGAATTGTGGCGTTAATTGGGCCATCTGGCTCTGGGAAGAGCACTCTGTTGTCCATGTGCAATTTAATGCGCACGCCGACGAGCGGCGAGGTGTACGTGGAGGGGCGCGAGGTGCGAACATGGCCGGTGCGCGAGCTACGCCAGAAGGTGGCCATGGTGTTTCAGTCGCCGACGATGTTCCCGGGTACGGTCGCTGATAATCTAAGCTTTGGTCTCCGCTTGCATGGATTGTCACTGTCCAATCCAGCCGAGCTGTTAGAGGATGTGGGCCTAGATCCGTCACTTTTGGACAAGCGTGCGGAGGATTTGTCGGGTGGTCAGAAGCAGCGGGTGGCGCTTGGGCGCACGTTGGCCATGCAGCCCGAGATTCTACTGCTCGACGAGGTCACGTCCGCCTTGGATGTGCATGCAAAACTCGAAGTCGAACGCACGATTTTGTCGTTGCACGAATCGCGGGGGACGTCGATGCTGTGGGTCACACACGATCTCGCCCAAGCCCGCCGCATCGCCGACATCATCTTCTTTATGGACGCCGGAGAACTGGTTGAGGTGCGTGACGCGGCAGCGTTTTTTAACGAACCGCAGTCTGCACCGGCGCGACGGTTCCTAGAGACGATGCGAGAGGGGGATGAGGTGCAGTGA
- a CDS encoding ATP-binding protein, with protein MQLKAAHWVRAEQTIWRFGLCIMGVFLALIIASAVLFQINTQSALDSMGNYLHIDQQLDELKISLIDAETSQRGYDLTGDASYLASFEADSKRYAEIADALHQCKFPNDMRRELETTISQGNQWQSQFGRPQILRKQLGEPVTQRELATGATQIENFQQLVDHLQSQVMQVHNQVGSALGRKVRGIFISFFVMVGLLGGVVVLTLVTYLARRQQSEMALRNTERRLRHAQRLAQLASWEWDLLHDMRTWSPEMMEMFAVDPTVFDGHQFDMMSYIHEEDRELVGQAIHHAVEGGTLDVEYRIIRADGVERFVHSVAEVVYNRSGDATRLVGVIQDVTDRRQTEELMRRTEKLSIVGELAAGVAHEIRNPLTAISGFMEILQTVPPDVQEHYLAIVREELNHINVIVSEFLLLAKPQVATYKVNSLEPLVQDVVQLLQTQAILKNVVLVYHFDQNVLPIRCEANQMKQVLVNLVKNAVEAVPEGGHVEVRVEGCGQEVAIRVVDNGVGIPKERMKRLGEPFYSTKERGTGLGLMVSQRIVESHGGRMIVESTVGQGTTVSVVLPVSTDALQPV; from the coding sequence ATGCAGTTGAAGGCGGCCCATTGGGTTAGAGCAGAACAGACAATATGGAGATTCGGACTCTGCATTATGGGCGTATTTCTAGCGCTGATTATTGCAAGTGCGGTGCTCTTTCAGATCAATACGCAGAGCGCCCTAGACAGTATGGGGAATTATTTACATATAGATCAGCAACTGGACGAATTGAAAATTTCCCTGATTGATGCGGAGACGTCGCAACGGGGGTATGACCTCACGGGTGACGCGTCTTATCTAGCGTCGTTTGAAGCCGATTCCAAACGGTATGCTGAAATTGCAGATGCGTTGCACCAGTGCAAGTTTCCAAATGACATGAGGCGCGAACTGGAGACGACCATCTCGCAAGGAAACCAGTGGCAGTCACAGTTCGGGCGGCCACAGATTTTGCGCAAGCAGCTGGGGGAACCCGTCACGCAGAGAGAGCTTGCGACAGGGGCCACGCAGATTGAGAACTTTCAACAATTGGTTGATCACCTTCAATCGCAAGTGATGCAGGTGCACAACCAAGTGGGCAGCGCGCTGGGTCGAAAAGTTCGGGGTATCTTTATCTCTTTTTTTGTGATGGTTGGCCTCCTGGGCGGCGTGGTCGTCCTGACGCTCGTCACGTATTTGGCTAGGCGGCAACAGTCGGAGATGGCGTTGCGAAACACGGAGCGGCGTTTGCGGCACGCGCAGCGGTTGGCTCAGCTTGCGAGTTGGGAGTGGGATCTTCTGCACGATATGCGGACTTGGTCTCCGGAGATGATGGAGATGTTCGCCGTCGATCCGACCGTGTTTGATGGGCACCAGTTCGACATGATGTCCTACATCCATGAGGAAGACCGGGAACTTGTGGGACAAGCTATTCATCACGCCGTCGAGGGGGGGACGTTGGACGTAGAGTACCGAATTATCCGGGCGGATGGTGTGGAGCGGTTTGTTCATAGCGTCGCGGAGGTGGTGTACAACCGTTCGGGGGATGCGACTCGATTGGTTGGTGTGATTCAGGACGTCACAGACCGCAGGCAGACGGAAGAACTGATGCGTCGGACTGAAAAACTCTCCATTGTTGGGGAATTAGCTGCGGGAGTCGCACACGAGATCCGTAATCCACTGACGGCTATCAGTGGCTTCATGGAGATTTTGCAAACGGTCCCGCCAGATGTGCAGGAACACTATTTGGCGATTGTGCGCGAAGAGTTGAATCACATTAATGTCATCGTCAGCGAGTTTCTTCTGTTAGCAAAGCCGCAGGTCGCGACCTACAAGGTGAATTCTCTAGAGCCGCTCGTTCAAGATGTGGTTCAACTCTTGCAGACGCAAGCGATTTTAAAGAATGTTGTGCTGGTTTATCACTTTGATCAGAATGTTTTACCCATTCGGTGTGAGGCGAATCAAATGAAGCAGGTCTTGGTCAACCTTGTGAAGAATGCGGTCGAGGCGGTGCCTGAGGGTGGGCACGTGGAGGTTCGTGTGGAAGGATGCGGGCAGGAAGTCGCCATTCGGGTGGTGGATAATGGTGTTGGCATCCCGAAAGAGCGGATGAAGCGGCTTGGTGAACCGTTTTACTCGACGAAGGAACGAGGGACTGGACTGGGCCTCATGGTGAGCCAACGAATTGTGGAAAGCCACGGGGGCAGGATGATAGTGGAAAGCACTGTCGGACAGGGGACGACCGTATCGGTCGTTCTGCCCGTGTCGACTGATGCGTTGCAACCCGTGTAA
- a CDS encoding bifunctional 5,10-methylenetetrahydrofolate dehydrogenase/5,10-methenyltetrahydrofolate cyclohydrolase: MTTRLEGKPVANALKQELVEAVARWQSQGVYPRMVTLLVGDDKASHVYAMQKARAALRLGIQFEIVQLPGDTPEADVARRVEAFSRDPNVHGIMIELPLPQGIDSQRIVSTIHALKDVDGMSPCHSFAKPSPDAALYPATPLACIRLLKHYGYPLRGHDVTVVGCGQTVGLPLIHLLIAEGATVVACHEYTQNVRAHLQRSDYAFVAVGKAGLITPDMVHDGLVVVDVGISQGANGEVAGDLHPQAAPLTRAYTPTPGGVGAVTTLQIFANLLHAMDMQHASGMLTIPSP; the protein is encoded by the coding sequence ATGACGACTCGTTTAGAGGGAAAACCAGTGGCAAACGCGCTGAAACAGGAATTGGTCGAAGCGGTCGCACGATGGCAGTCGCAAGGGGTATACCCCCGAATGGTCACCCTGCTCGTCGGCGACGACAAAGCGTCCCACGTGTATGCCATGCAAAAGGCAAGGGCCGCCCTTCGCCTCGGTATTCAGTTTGAAATCGTCCAACTACCCGGAGACACCCCAGAAGCAGATGTAGCAAGACGTGTGGAAGCGTTCAGTCGAGATCCGAACGTCCATGGGATTATGATAGAATTGCCGCTTCCACAGGGGATTGATAGTCAGCGAATCGTCAGCACCATCCACGCACTCAAGGATGTCGACGGCATGTCTCCTTGCCATTCGTTTGCAAAACCGTCCCCGGACGCAGCACTCTATCCGGCAACGCCACTGGCCTGTATCCGTCTACTCAAGCACTATGGCTATCCACTGCGCGGGCACGACGTCACAGTCGTCGGCTGCGGTCAGACTGTCGGCCTCCCCCTCATTCACCTATTAATCGCGGAAGGTGCAACAGTCGTCGCCTGTCACGAGTATACGCAGAACGTCCGCGCTCACTTGCAACGCAGCGACTACGCGTTTGTCGCGGTCGGCAAAGCGGGCCTGATTACCCCCGATATGGTGCACGACGGTTTAGTTGTGGTCGACGTAGGCATCTCACAAGGTGCAAACGGCGAAGTCGCGGGCGATCTCCACCCACAAGCCGCACCGCTCACCCGCGCGTACACGCCGACACCCGGCGGTGTGGGCGCCGTAACCACTTTGCAAATCTTTGCAAACCTCCTGCATGCCATGGACATGCAACACGCCTCCGGCATGCTGACTATCCCATCCCCGTAA